Proteins from a single region of Terriglobales bacterium:
- the raiA gene encoding ribosome-associated translation inhibitor RaiA: protein MNVEYTGRQYEVTPLIRKQIEQGLAKLRKLLGDNFDTHVILACEKYRYIAEIALTVRNQALVGIGEATDMGLAITQALDRIEKQTVKYKARWRTRKRQARKKFEARSQAEEQVQFAIGATAATAVPLVVHAYPPVARTTEAHLVRSQDSVSLRPMTLEEAIKEAEFRDRDVFVFRDTNGKVKVLHRTKDGKMELIEAP, encoded by the coding sequence ATGAACGTGGAATACACCGGCCGGCAGTACGAAGTGACTCCCCTCATCCGCAAGCAGATCGAACAAGGCCTGGCCAAGCTGAGAAAGCTCCTGGGCGACAACTTCGACACGCACGTGATCCTGGCCTGCGAGAAGTACCGCTACATCGCCGAGATCGCGCTCACCGTCCGCAACCAGGCCCTGGTGGGCATCGGCGAGGCCACCGACATGGGCCTGGCCATCACCCAGGCCCTGGACCGCATCGAGAAGCAGACGGTGAAGTACAAGGCGCGCTGGCGCACCCGCAAGCGCCAGGCACGCAAGAAATTCGAGGCCCGCAGCCAGGCCGAGGAGCAGGTGCAGTTCGCCATCGGCGCCACCGCCGCCACCGCCGTTCCCCTGGTGGTGCACGCCTACCCGCCCGTGGCCCGCACCACCGAAGCCCACCTGGTGCGCTCCCAGGACTCGGTCTCCCTCCGCCCCATGACCCTGGAGGAAGCCATCAAGGAAGCCGAGTTCCGTGACCGCGACGTCTTCGTCTTCCGCGACACCAACGGCAAGGTCAAGGTCCTGCACCGCACCAAGGACGGGAAGATGGAATTGATCGAAGCTCCGTAG
- the rpoN gene encoding RNA polymerase factor sigma-54 — MVLLQPRLNLRVSQKQILTPGLVQMVSVLALNKLELKDMITAEIMENPILEELDAQVPLLDEVAGRQEKREREEVPEEPVLANEKKDPFDEIDFGSFFQNYLDPGYRSPQSEEIDKPSFENFLSRPATLTDHLMWQLGAMNVRPEVREAAELIIGNLNEDGYLTASDDELLGLVAAEAGVPLLEDGEEEEREAAAPTAEGGVAPEPAPAPLPAHAAPAEPPAPAATPAFDRAALQEAIELVRQMDPVGVAARDLRECLLAQLRYHQHMHQTRANGHSNGNGADTAQLLADALALVDTQLHAVQLKQYREAAKAMGRPVEAVMQAIEFVRTLDPKPGLRYNRVEPRLIEPDVAFVKQGDEYLVVMNDDDVPQLRLNPAYCRLLTRGAAEKDVRNYVKERYKSAIQLIKNIEQRKQTILKVCYAILGRQRDFLDRGLDHLKPMMIKEVAEEIGVHPSTVSRAVAGKYAHTPQGVFELRYFFSESVQGPEGGGTSLVILKRRVKKLIEEEDPTRPLTDEQITRILQSQGIQVTRRTVAKYREDMRIPSTHQRRVKS; from the coding sequence ATGGTCCTGCTCCAGCCCAGATTGAACCTGCGGGTCTCGCAAAAGCAGATCCTCACGCCCGGGCTCGTGCAGATGGTGAGCGTGCTGGCGCTCAACAAGCTGGAGCTCAAGGACATGATCACCGCCGAGATCATGGAGAACCCCATCCTGGAGGAGCTGGACGCGCAGGTGCCGCTGCTCGACGAGGTGGCCGGCCGCCAGGAGAAGCGCGAGCGCGAAGAGGTCCCGGAAGAGCCGGTGCTGGCCAACGAGAAGAAGGACCCCTTCGACGAGATCGACTTCGGCTCCTTCTTCCAGAACTATCTCGACCCCGGCTACCGCAGCCCCCAGTCCGAAGAGATCGACAAGCCCTCCTTCGAGAACTTCCTCTCCCGCCCCGCCACCCTCACCGACCACCTGATGTGGCAGTTGGGCGCCATGAACGTGCGCCCGGAGGTGCGCGAGGCCGCCGAACTCATCATCGGCAACCTCAACGAGGACGGCTACCTCACCGCCAGCGACGACGAGCTGCTGGGCCTGGTCGCGGCCGAGGCCGGCGTGCCCCTGCTCGAGGACGGGGAAGAGGAGGAACGCGAAGCCGCTGCGCCCACCGCGGAAGGTGGCGTGGCGCCCGAGCCCGCCCCGGCCCCGCTTCCCGCGCACGCCGCCCCCGCTGAGCCTCCCGCTCCCGCCGCCACGCCCGCCTTCGACCGCGCCGCGCTGCAGGAGGCCATCGAGCTGGTGCGCCAGATGGACCCGGTCGGAGTCGCCGCCCGCGACCTGCGCGAGTGCCTGCTGGCCCAACTCCGCTACCATCAGCACATGCATCAGACGCGCGCCAACGGTCACAGCAACGGCAACGGCGCCGACACCGCCCAGCTCCTGGCCGACGCCCTCGCCCTGGTCGACACCCAACTCCACGCCGTGCAGTTGAAGCAGTACCGCGAGGCCGCCAAGGCCATGGGGCGCCCGGTGGAGGCGGTTATGCAGGCCATCGAGTTCGTCCGCACCCTCGATCCCAAGCCCGGCCTGCGCTACAACCGCGTCGAGCCCCGCCTCATCGAGCCCGACGTCGCCTTCGTCAAGCAGGGCGACGAGTACCTGGTGGTGATGAACGACGACGACGTTCCCCAACTCCGCCTCAATCCCGCCTACTGCCGCCTGCTCACCCGCGGCGCCGCCGAGAAGGACGTGCGCAACTACGTCAAGGAGCGCTACAAGTCCGCCATCCAGCTCATCAAGAACATCGAGCAGCGCAAGCAGACCATCCTCAAGGTCTGCTACGCCATCCTGGGCCGCCAGCGCGACTTCCTCGACCGCGGCCTCGACCACCTCAAGCCCATGATGATCAAGGAAGTAGCAGAGGAGATCGGCGTCCACCCCTCCACCGTGAGCCGCGCCGTGGCCGGCAAGTACGCCCACACTCCCCAGGGCGTCTTCGAACTGCGCTACTTCTTCAGCGAGAGCGTGCAGGGCCCGGAGGGCGGCGGCACCTCCCTGGTCATTCTCAAGCGCCGCGTCAAGAAGCTCATCGAAGAGGAAGACCCCACCCGGCCGTTGACCGACGAGCAGATCACCCGCATCCTCCAGTCGCAGGGCATCCAGGTCACTCGTCGCACGGTCGCGAAGTACCGGGAGGACATGCGCATCCCGAGCACCCACCAGCGCAGGGTGAAAAGTTAG
- the lptB gene encoding LPS export ABC transporter ATP-binding protein: MSTLATDELGKSYRGRRVVDGVSLEVAQGEVVGLLGPNGAGKTTTFYMIVGLTPADTGRIHINGTDLTTVPMYLRARNHGISYLPQEPSVFRKLTVEENILAVLEAQPISWHERRERLEELIDQLGLGYIRKNRGYALSGGERRRVEIARALCITPAFILLDEPFSGIDPIAVLDLQKIIFDLKASGIGVLVTDHNVRETLSVTDRAYIINEGRIFRSGTPEQLGNDPEVKRVYLGESFSLV; this comes from the coding sequence ATGTCGACCCTGGCGACCGACGAGCTCGGCAAATCGTACCGAGGGCGAAGGGTAGTCGACGGCGTCAGTCTGGAGGTCGCCCAGGGGGAAGTGGTGGGCCTGCTCGGGCCCAACGGCGCCGGGAAAACCACCACCTTCTACATGATCGTGGGCCTCACCCCCGCCGACACCGGGCGCATCCACATCAACGGCACCGACCTCACCACCGTGCCCATGTACCTGCGGGCGCGCAACCACGGCATCAGCTACCTGCCCCAGGAGCCCTCCGTCTTCCGCAAGCTGACGGTGGAGGAGAACATCCTGGCGGTGCTGGAGGCCCAGCCCATCTCCTGGCACGAGCGCCGGGAGCGGCTGGAGGAACTCATCGACCAGCTCGGCCTGGGCTACATCCGCAAGAACCGCGGCTACGCCCTGTCAGGAGGCGAGCGCCGGCGGGTGGAGATCGCCCGCGCCCTGTGCATCACCCCCGCCTTCATCCTGCTGGACGAGCCTTTTTCCGGCATCGACCCCATCGCCGTCCTCGACCTGCAGAAGATCATCTTCGACCTGAAGGCCAGCGGCATCGGGGTGCTGGTCACCGACCACAACGTGCGCGAGACCCTGTCGGTCACCGATCGCGCCTACATCATCAACGAAGGCAGGATCTTCCGCTCGGGCACGCCCGAGCAGCTCGGCAACGATCCGGAGGTCAAACGCGTCTACCTGGGAGAGAGTTTCTCCCTGGTCTGA